TACATCGGCAGTGATATTGACCCCTTTTTTCTTGGCAGCTCTTAGCATATCCACGCTTTTCTTAGTAGAAATTCTACTAGCGTGTAGTTTACCTTTGGTGTACTCTGCTAATTCTATATCTCTAGATAACATAACTTCTTCAGCAAGAGCAGGTATGCCTTTAAGACCTAGCTTAGTGCTTATTACACCTTCATTCATCTTACCATCCGAACTGATGGTCTTATCGTTAGGCTGATTCATAACCACCCCATTGAAGTTTTTGGTATAAAGAAGAGCCAGTTTCATTACGTCAGCCTTTTGTACGCTGTTTCTGTCGTCCGTAAAGGCTTTTGCACCCGATTGATTCATCTCGAATAGTTCGGTCAAATTTTCTCCTTGATTATCCACTGTAATATTTCCAGCAGGTATCACATCTACGATACTTCCAAGTGTAGCATTACGGATATAGTCAACCTGTACCTTAGTGTTGGTGCTAGGATTGTTGCTAGGCATATACAATACGCTAGTAAATCCGCCTTTGGCAGAGGCTTGAATACCGGTAATTAAATCTTCTTTCCAGTCGTGTCCAGGATCTCTAAAATTAACGTGCAAATCAAATAAACCCGGACATAGGTGCAGACCTTTTCCTTGAATAATTTTACACTTTTTGGGCGGAGTGACAGATTTGCCAATGGATTCAATGATTCCTTTATTTACCAATACATCAACAGTCTTGTTGTTGAACTTAGATTGTGAATCTATTACTTTAACGGATTGAAATAAAATGCTCATAATAATCGTATTAAAAGGGTTTCTACCAATAAAAAGAATAAAGCCAATAGGATACAGCTTAGCCACAGAGGAATTCCCGTATTTAACTGCTGTAGATAACGGCTTAGATTGTCAATTTCATTTTCTAAGAAAAATACATTGGCCTGTTTTTCACTAATACTTCTTAGCTTTTCACTATCTAACAATGAAAGGTTACTTTCTAATCGGTTGTAGTTAAAGCTCAAATAAGCCAATGTTGTTTTGTTGTTGTCCTTGAGTCTATAATGGTTTGCTTCAGATATTTGATTGCTAACCCATAGTCCATTTGGGCTAATTTCAGGGATAAATTCATAGGTGTCATTCGATAGACTCATCGGACTCTCAAAGCCAGTGGTCGAAATGCCTATATTTTCTTGACCTATGGTATAGAATAAATCTTGTTTTCCACCAGAATGAGAGGCTATATTGTATAGTATTGGCACAAATAAAGCGTGTCGGCTAAAATTACCGAAAGTTTCGTCTAAGCCTACCGTAGAAAGATAGACTTTGCCTTTAGCATAAAGATATTCGTTGAGAAAACCATTTTTGTTTTCAAGTTTAAGAAGAGGGATGCCATTGGTACGACTTCGTTGACTTATGGGGTAATACTGTTTCAATTCGGGGAAGTTCAATCGGTCTTCAACTTTTTCAAATACACCGTCAAATAGAGGGTGTTTGTTATCTAACGATTGAATATTGATACTACTTTCCATTAATTCTCCATAGGTATCAATATTCATCAGATAGCTAAACTCGTCATAGCTTTCCTGCTTGAGGTCAGAGTGGGGGAATATAAGTACGCTAGAGCCTTTTTCTACGGCTGTTTTAAGACTTTGCTGTAAGCCAGAAGATAGTTCCTCTAATCCGTCTAAAATAATGAGTTGAGATAGGTTCAGACGAGCGTAATCAATCTGTTTTACACTATGCTGAGAAAAATTGAAGTAATCGTCATCTTTAAAGAGTTTAGCAATAGAGGCTTGAGAGGTCTTGCCATAAATGTGTTGAACATTAAGTTGTGGCTTCACTTCAAAACTGAAATAGAAGTTATCATCAAAACTAATAGGATAATCTTGTAAGCTTACTATTCCGTTGTGCCAACCTAACGTATTGACGTTGAAATTGAGTTCTACAATACTTTCATTTGCAATTTCTTTACTCGCAATCGCTTTTTGTTGGCCATTGACTTCCAAGCGTATATTCAAATCCCTTTTCTCGTCGGAGTTATTGTTTTTAACTCTAGCATAGAGTGTTATGTTTTGTTGTAGTTGTGGGTTAGGGGTATTGAGCCAACAGCTATCGATATAAAGGTTGGCGTTTTTGTATGGATTAACAGGAATAAAACGAACAGAATAAATCGAGTCTTTAGATTCTATGTTTATATCAGAAATGCTTTTTTGAAAGTCTGAAATAATGTAAATATCCTTTTTGTCGGCAGTACTTTTTTCTAGTGTATTTTTTTGGCGTTTGTAAATTTGATTTAGACTGTGGGTATGTGCCGAACTCTCGATGGCATTCAAGGCCTTAGAGAATAATTCTTTATTCAGTGCTCTTTGTTGAATTCCTTTAAAATCGTTGTTTAAAATGTAAAATTCGTCAGAATTAGAATAGGCCTCAACAATACTTTTAGCGTGTTGCTTTGCCGTTAGAAGTAGTCGACCGTTTTCATTTTCAGCATCCATACTGAAGGAGTTATCAATATAAATACTAACGGCATGTTTTTGGGCTTGTTGGCTCGATTCATCAACAGGAATGTAGGGTTGAGCAAAGGCCAAAACAAGGGCTATAATTGCCAATATCCTAGAGAGTAATACCAAAAGGTGTTTGAGCTGTGATTGGGATTTCGTTTTTTCTTTTACAGACTTTAAAAACTGAACATTAGAAAAGTAAACCGTTCTGAATTTTCTGAAATTAAATAAATGAATAATGATAGGAATTGCTACAAGAGCGAGGGCGTACAAAAATTGAGGGTACAGGAACTTCATTAAATAGCAAAGATAATACAAAAAGTAATAGGCTAATCATTTTTAATTGGGGGCGGGTTGAAGTTTTTGAATACATGATTCATATCAGCTTTTCTGAACTATATAGGCGCAATATTTGTTGAGTTTTTTTGAGTGTAGCTTCCTTAATAGTTAGGATAGAATTAATTGAATAATAAAATAGTTATGTACCAGCATTGGAAGAAATTAACAGATAATAACATCAAATCTAAAGTGTTTGATGCTCTAGAAAATAATGTGAATTACGATAAGGAATATATTTTAGGTATTCCTGCCTCTTTTTTGGATGATAAGATTTTTAATCAAGATTCTTCATTCCTAAAAGAAGCGCCTTTTATGTCTACATTAATACAAAACCCCAATCATATTGGTTGCCATACATTAGGTAATTCTGAACGCTATTATAGTGGAACTCAGAAAATAGAACAAGAATTACTAGATATATGCGCTGTTGATATTTTAAAGGGTGAGAGTGGTAAATACGATGGTTATGTAGCATCTGGAGGGACAGAAGCTAATTTACAAGCCATTTGGACGTATAGGAACTACTATCAAAACGTTAAGGGAGCAAAAAGAGAAGAAATAGCAATATTATGCAGTTCAGATAGCCATTATTCAATGGATAAGGCGGCTAACCTTTTAGTATTGGATATTTACAAAATAGATGTGGATAGTGATAATAGAGAATTGATAGATATAGATGTAGCTATGCTTAAAGCTCAAAAGGACGGAAAGAGCTATTTTATAGTCATAGCTAACATGATGACAACCATTTTTGGTTCGGTTGATAATGTAACTTATTTGACAGACGAGCTTTTGCGATTGAATTGTAACTTTAAGCTGCATATAGATGCGGCTTTAGGAGGGTTTTATTATCCATTCACACACAAGGACAGTCAAATGACTTTTGAAAACCCACATATTAGCTCCTTTACTTTAGATACTCACAAGATGGCTCAAGCCCCTTATGGTACGGGTATTTTTCTTGTTCGTAAAGGTTTAATCAATCATATCCGAACACAAGAGGCTAGCTATATTCAAGGCGAAGATTTTACGCTCTGAGGTAGTCGATCTGGAGCAAATGCTGTTGCTGCTTGGATGATACTTTCTAAAAATGGGCCTTTTGCATGGCAAGAAAAAATATTTATTCTTCAGAAAAGAACGGATTGGATGTGTAAACAACTCAATCAATTGAATGTAGAATATTACCGATTCCCTTATTCAAATATTATAACCATAAAAAATGATTTTGTGAATAAAGATATTGCTAAATCATTTGGCTTAGTGCCTGATAACCACGACCATTCAAAATGGTTCAAAATTGTGATAATGGAACACGTGACTATTGAGAAATTAACCTTGTTGATGCAAAAGCTAGAGAACCATCGCTTAGACAATCAAACCGTCCACCATAGTTAGTTTACGATCTGCCATATCGGCAAAAGAGGTGTTGTGCGTAACGATAACGCAAGATTGCCCCATTTCTTTATTGAGGTTCAAAAGTAGTTGATGTAGCTCATCGGCATTTTTAGAGTCTAAATTTCCAGAAGGCTCGTCAGCCAACAACACACTCGGCTTATTGATTAATGCCCTTGCTACTGCTACACGTTGTTGTTCACCACCAGAAAGAGCGTTTGGTTTGTGGTGCGCTCTGTCCTTGAGATTAAGTATGGACAACAACTCTTGGGCTTGACTTTCAGCATCCGAACGCTTTGTCCCTTTTATAAAAGCTGGTAGGCAGATGTTTTCCAATGCCGTAAACTCAGAAAGTAGATTGTGAAATTGAAAGACAAAACCAATGGATTCGTTTCGGAATTGTGATAAATCTTTATCGTTTAGGGTGTGTAAATCTGTGCTGTTAATGGATAACCTTCCCGAATCAGCTTTGTCCAAAGTGCCAATAATTTGAAGTAGAGTAGTCTTGCCAGCACCCGATGCGCCAACGATAGATACTGTCTCTCCAGAATCAACATTTAAATTGACGCCTTTGAGGACTTGCAAGTCACCATAACTCTTAAATATGTCTTTTACTGCTATCACTTCTGTTTCAAATATTGATAATCTAAAAAATATCGAACTCTCAAAGATAAACTATTCTCTTGAGGGTTGTTCAATAGGGCCTCTAAATTATCTTTATAATAGCTTTCTACACGATTGCCAGAAGTTAATATCGAGTTTTTCCAAACAATGCTAATCTCACTAGCAGGAGCAAACCAATAGTTGAAGTTTAAA
This Flavobacteriales bacterium DNA region includes the following protein-coding sequences:
- a CDS encoding dihydroorotase gives rise to the protein MSILFQSVKVIDSQSKFNNKTVDVLVNKGIIESIGKSVTPPKKCKIIQGKGLHLCPGLFDLHVNFRDPGHDWKEDLITGIQASAKGGFTSVLYMPSNNPSTNTKVQVDYIRNATLGSIVDVIPAGNITVDNQGENLTELFEMNQSGAKAFTDDRNSVQKADVMKLALLYTKNFNGVVMNQPNDKTISSDGKMNEGVISTKLGLKGIPALAEEVMLSRDIELAEYTKGKLHASRISTKKSVDMLRAAKKKGVNITADVAIHNLILKDEECATFDSNYKVFPPLRTSADIDALLKGLKDGTIDAICSDHCPEDVEHKILTFDNANFGIIGAQTVLPLACELQKELGLNTIIDALTHNPRKLLDIESPTIEEGSEANLCCFSTSDEWTFDEAAIVSKSKNSPFINKTFKTKVWGTVKGKMSTL
- a CDS encoding BatA domain-containing protein, whose product is MKFLYPQFLYALALVAIPIIIHLFNFRKFRTVYFSNVQFLKSVKEKTKSQSQLKHLLVLLSRILAIIALVLAFAQPYIPVDESSQQAQKHAVSIYIDNSFSMDAENENGRLLLTAKQHAKSIVEAYSNSDEFYILNNDFKGIQQRALNKELFSKALNAIESSAHTHSLNQIYKRQKNTLEKSTADKKDIYIISDFQKSISDINIESKDSIYSVRFIPVNPYKNANLYIDSCWLNTPNPQLQQNITLYARVKNNNSDEKRDLNIRLEVNGQQKAIASKEIANESIVELNFNVNTLGWHNGIVSLQDYPISFDDNFYFSFEVKPQLNVQHIYGKTSQASIAKLFKDDDYFNFSQHSVKQIDYARLNLSQLIILDGLEELSSGLQQSLKTAVEKGSSVLIFPHSDLKQESYDEFSYLMNIDTYGELMESSINIQSLDNKHPLFDGVFEKVEDRLNFPELKQYYPISQRSRTNGIPLLKLENKNGFLNEYLYAKGKVYLSTVGLDETFGNFSRHALFVPILYNIASHSGGKQDLFYTIGQENIGISTTGFESPMSLSNDTYEFIPEISPNGLWVSNQISEANHYRLKDNNKTTLAYLSFNYNRLESNLSLLDSEKLRSISEKQANVFFLENEIDNLSRYLQQLNTGIPLWLSCILLALFFLLVETLLIRLL
- a CDS encoding pyridoxal-dependent decarboxylase; this encodes MNNKIVMYQHWKKLTDNNIKSKVFDALENNVNYDKEYILGIPASFLDDKIFNQDSSFLKEAPFMSTLIQNPNHIGCHTLGNSERYYSGTQKIEQELLDICAVDILKGESGKYDGYVASGGTEANLQAIWTYRNYYQNVKGAKREEIAILCSSDSHYSMDKAANLLVLDIYKIDVDSDNRELIDIDVAMLKAQKDGKSYFIVIANMMTTIFGSVDNVTYLTDELLRLNCNFKLHIDAALGGFYYPFTHKDSQMTFENPHISSFTLDTHKMAQAPYGTGIFLVRKGLINHIRTQEASYIQGEDFTL
- a CDS encoding ABC transporter ATP-binding protein, coding for MIAVKDIFKSYGDLQVLKGVNLNVDSGETVSIVGASGAGKTTLLQIIGTLDKADSGRLSINSTDLHTLNDKDLSQFRNESIGFVFQFHNLLSEFTALENICLPAFIKGTKRSDAESQAQELLSILNLKDRAHHKPNALSGGEQQRVAVARALINKPSVLLADEPSGNLDSKNADELHQLLLNLNKEMGQSCVIVTHNTSFADMADRKLTMVDGLIV